In the genome of Chloroherpetonaceae bacterium, one region contains:
- a CDS encoding insulinase family protein gives MFPIAFSEFTLPNGLHCIVHENHTVPIVAIDLWYHVGSKNERPDRTGFAHLFEHLMFQGSRNVGKTEHFAYIQRAGGTLNASTNEDRTNYFETLPSNQLELALWLESDRMLSLSITAENFENQRQVVKEERRMRYDNAPYGTVYEHLHRRAYFQHPYRWITIGSMEHLDAASLEDVQEFFRTYYVPNNAVLVLSGDVTPEQAQKAVERYFGDIPRGSDIPRPSDYDLPLTTEVRDTIYDNVQLAGLFIAYRICDVRNPDADVLGVISRILSDGRSSRLYKNLVHTAQLAQSISTYAAPGEHPGLFYITAIATQTSHLAQLEREIDAELARLIRGDISEHELQKAKNSYEMSLLRSLSTAIGVADNLAFFHTFFGNAAEINREMMRAEKVSLEDVQRVAQRYFANAGRVVLHWLPKNNARLTVSLAAS, from the coding sequence ATGTTTCCAATTGCCTTTTCTGAATTTACCCTGCCGAATGGCTTACACTGCATTGTGCATGAAAACCATACCGTGCCAATTGTTGCTATCGATCTTTGGTATCACGTCGGCTCAAAGAATGAGCGTCCTGACCGCACTGGCTTTGCGCATCTTTTTGAGCACCTTATGTTTCAAGGCTCACGCAACGTGGGTAAAACGGAGCACTTCGCTTACATTCAGCGCGCAGGTGGCACCCTGAATGCCTCTACCAATGAAGACCGCACCAACTACTTCGAAACGCTGCCCTCCAACCAGCTTGAGCTGGCACTTTGGCTCGAATCCGACCGAATGCTGAGTCTTTCGATTACCGCAGAAAATTTTGAAAACCAGCGACAGGTGGTCAAAGAGGAGCGCCGAATGCGCTACGATAATGCACCATACGGCACAGTTTATGAGCACTTGCATCGCCGTGCATACTTCCAGCATCCCTATCGCTGGATAACCATTGGCTCAATGGAGCATTTAGATGCCGCTAGCTTGGAAGATGTGCAAGAGTTCTTCCGCACCTACTATGTGCCGAACAATGCTGTATTGGTGCTTTCAGGCGATGTTACCCCAGAGCAAGCTCAAAAAGCCGTTGAACGATATTTTGGCGATATTCCGCGCGGCAGTGACATTCCACGTCCTTCCGATTATGACTTGCCTCTCACGACTGAGGTGCGCGACACGATTTACGATAATGTGCAACTGGCTGGTTTGTTCATAGCTTACCGCATCTGTGATGTTCGTAACCCTGACGCTGATGTCTTAGGGGTGATTAGCCGCATTCTCTCTGATGGACGCAGCTCACGGCTATACAAGAATCTGGTGCATACAGCGCAACTGGCGCAATCCATTAGCACATATGCTGCGCCTGGCGAACATCCAGGACTGTTTTACATCACTGCGATTGCCACACAAACCAGCCACTTAGCGCAGCTGGAGCGTGAGATTGATGCAGAACTTGCTCGGTTGATTCGTGGAGACATCTCTGAGCATGAATTGCAGAAAGCCAAAAATAGCTACGAGATGAGCCTACTGCGAAGTCTTTCAACGGCAATTGGTGTCGCTGATAATCTTGCATTTTTCCACACCTTTTTTGGCAATGCTGCAGAGATTAACCGTGAAATGATGCGTGCTGAGAAGGTTTCTTTGGAAGATGTGCAGCGTGTCGCCCAACGATACTTTGCCAATGCGGGTAGAGTTGTCCTGCACTGGCTTCCCAAAAACAACGCTCGGCTCACCGTGTCGCTTGCTGCGTCTTAA
- a CDS encoding zinc-binding dehydrogenase, whose product DFRIQGYETGDGSHQQFMVAQAPQCHKKPQDLTLEAAGSYVLNVGTVYRALFTTLQIESGKSIFIEGAATGTGNEAVKIAVKSGLNVIGLVSSEERGKQIEAQGAKFINRKEKSLAGIFTPIPEKPSDIKQWAKAGEAFLKKVKALNGGKLVDYAVSHAGEQSFPRTFQALAQGGTLTFYGASSGYYFTFLGKKGTSTPEEMLTKIRFRANESALCYYGTSVDKSGIVDEVGLEIIETLRERRARIVVACYTDAQKEFIESLGFGDAIKGVISLEAMKRRYQDDFEWQAPMKPLPDARKETAKFKAAVQEFNDKTFKPFGTEVGKALRSPDNPRGNPDIVFERAGHDALAVSTAVVKPFTGKVLYCEEMNGKRYTFYAPQVWMRQRRIYMPSANIFGTHLCNAYEVSVMNDMVDAGIIEISEPYVVSFDEIPQAHQDMWENKHKAGNYVGNHCLPQKGLKTKEELFNAWSLKK is encoded by the coding sequence GCGATTTCCGCATTCAAGGCTACGAGACAGGCGATGGCTCGCACCAGCAATTTATGGTCGCGCAAGCGCCGCAATGCCACAAGAAACCGCAAGACCTGACGCTCGAAGCCGCAGGCAGCTATGTGCTCAATGTCGGCACGGTGTATCGCGCGCTTTTTACGACGCTGCAAATCGAGAGCGGCAAATCCATCTTCATTGAAGGCGCAGCAACTGGCACGGGCAACGAAGCTGTGAAAATCGCCGTCAAATCGGGCTTGAATGTGATTGGTCTTGTCTCGAGCGAAGAGCGCGGCAAGCAAATTGAAGCGCAAGGCGCAAAGTTCATCAACCGCAAAGAGAAATCGCTTGCGGGAATCTTCACGCCAATTCCTGAAAAGCCAAGTGACATCAAGCAATGGGCGAAAGCGGGTGAAGCGTTTTTGAAAAAAGTTAAAGCGCTCAATGGCGGGAAACTGGTGGATTACGCTGTCTCGCATGCGGGTGAGCAATCCTTTCCGCGCACCTTCCAAGCGCTGGCGCAGGGCGGCACGCTCACCTTCTACGGCGCATCAAGTGGCTATTACTTTACCTTTCTTGGCAAGAAAGGCACATCTACGCCAGAAGAAATGCTGACGAAAATTCGCTTTCGCGCCAATGAATCTGCGCTTTGCTACTATGGCACGAGCGTCGATAAATCAGGCATCGTAGATGAAGTGGGCTTGGAGATTATTGAGACCTTGCGCGAAAGGCGGGCACGCATTGTCGTCGCTTGCTACACCGACGCGCAAAAAGAGTTCATTGAATCGCTGGGCTTCGGCGATGCCATCAAAGGCGTGATTTCTCTGGAAGCGATGAAACGACGCTATCAAGACGACTTCGAGTGGCAAGCGCCAATGAAGCCGTTGCCTGATGCGCGCAAAGAAACTGCAAAGTTCAAAGCCGCCGTGCAAGAATTTAACGACAAGACCTTCAAGCCCTTTGGCACGGAGGTGGGCAAGGCGCTGCGCTCGCCCGACAATCCGCGCGGCAATCCTGACATCGTGTTTGAACGCGCAGGGCATGATGCGCTGGCTGTTTCAACGGCGGTGGTCAAGCCTTTCACAGGCAAGGTGCTCTACTGCGAAGAGATGAACGGCAAGCGATACACCTTCTATGCGCCACAGGTGTGGATGCGTCAGCGACGGATTTATATGCCCTCTGCGAACATTTTCGGCACGCACCTGTGCAATGCTTACGAAGTCTCCGTAATGAACGATATGGTTGATGCGGGCATCATTGAAATCTCCGAGCCATATGTGGTGAGTTTTGACGAAATTCCGCAGGCGCATCAAGATATGTGGGAAAATAAGCACAAGGCGGGCAACTATGTCGGCAATCACTGCTTGCCGCAAAAAGGCTTGAAGACGAAAGAAGAACTCTTCAATGCGTGGAGTTTGAAGAAATAA